The Theobroma cacao cultivar B97-61/B2 chromosome 1, Criollo_cocoa_genome_V2, whole genome shotgun sequence genome contains the following window.
TGCACATAAAAAGGCATGAGGAAACTTAACTTGTAAAATCAGAGTCAGTCTATGAGTCAGCAATTTAAAGTCTGGCTTACATTGGCTAAAGATTCTCTGACAGCTGAAGTGCAAATCTGCAAGCATAAAGAGTAACTAACTTCGTTAACAAGCAAGACGCTTTTCACTTCAGTAAAACAAACCAGCTATTATGAGCATCTTGTTACCACTGAGAGATAATCAGGAGACAGACTTTTGTTTGTGACATCTTTCCTTTCCAGAACCTAGAATTACAAAAAACCAGGTTACCATAATCAACCCAGAATTACTTGATGTGatctttaaaaaatgaaaaaaaaagtataagaaTTGCCTTTCACAATATGTAGCTTATCTTTTTAAACTTTTCGTCACAATCGAAGAAGGCCAAGAGGTAGAGGAGACTCAAACTATCTTGACCTCCACTGCATGATAACAACCAACTAGGCAAAGTTTGGattatttaaagaatataGTCAACATAAAAACAGATTAAATTGGGAGTCGCATGCAGACAGATAGGGAATCATTTTGGAAACTGTGTAACCTAAAACAGGGAACTTTGTTGTAAGGCAAGACTTTTAGAACAGCAGCCTTGGCCTTTGCTATAGCCCAATAGCTCTACATTGCAACTCAAGCTTCCAATGTGCCAGGCAAAAATGAGATACATCCCTCAAGACCAAGCACTCCCTTTGCTTGAGGCAATTGCAAACATTATTGATGCACTACATCAGCCATCTAAAGAGGCAATGCCATACGATATCCTCATTTAACCAAAAGAAAGCAAGAcattaaattgataaaatctaacagaaatcaaaacaatatgaATTCACTAAGAAACTTGAATTCTAGGCAGCAAAAATtatattccattttttttcaaattgtcacaaaaaaagtaaaatttaacttcaaaattcccaacttaaaaaaaaaacaccttTCCACTCAAAAGCCCcctcaaaaagttaaaaaattcaactgaAAAGTCAGCTTTTATAGCATGGCtccataaataataaaaaattcacaATTTTCCATCTATATAATGGTtagaaaaaggtaaaaaaaaaaaggttgaaaCTTGATCGAACCTGAGCAACAACAGCCGCGAAGGACATTCCTAGAGGAAGCGCAATGGACTCAACGTCACCAACCTCAGATCGCCGAACCGGACCGAACCGAACCCTAGTAATCCGGCGTTTGAATGGCACGCGCGTTCCTCTCTGAATAGAAGATGAACAGGAAGCAGAGCAAGGAGAAGACGATGGTGCGTCTTTATcaattgttttcttcttctttctgttGATGAGGGAGGGTCTTGGAGATGGAGAATGATTTTCGACCGTTGGATCTGAGTCATCGTTGGGTGGTAGTGCGGTACTGCAAGCAGGGGATTCGCAGGGTTGCAGAGAAGGGggagaagaggaaaaaaggaCGTCCATCcggaaaacaacaaaaataaaaaaaataaaaaggttggtaaagcataaaatttgaaaatctcCTTATTACAAAGACGGTGAGAAGTGGCGTTAGAGTAACGTCGTTAGAACATTTGAATTTCGTCCCAACGTGGAAACGTTGGTTTTTTAACATGAAGGAAGGGCGCGTTTTCTTACCCCCCAAGAAAACGGAGCGTTTATTGTTGtgtttttatatgaaaaaaggaaaaaattatgctgaaaataaaagtaaaaacctAAAAATAGGGTTCACCTTTTTAGAATAtagtaattaataaaaaataaaataattataaagttctaacttaaataaaaaaaaccctttaaacaaataacatCTCTAAAAGATAATGAGCTAAAAGATGGATCCAACTCCTTTCGAAACACAGGATTACGTTTGGAAGTTTttgaacttttaaaattaaaataaaaagcctaaatataagtaattaaatagggttttttattaaaatatttagttcCATAATAGTTACATgtatattttactttaaaaagtAAGTTCgaattttccctttttacaaaaatatatattttttatacatgattaaatttctttttttttaatattaattggatatttaaatgattaactTTCTAATTAAATCATAGCTCTCATAAATTTAAAcatgaataaataaatggtCTAGATTCAGCCACCCGCTTGACTGATCTTGGGATTTTGCAAGCGGTGCTGTCTCATGGTCGAAAAATGTTTTGGACCGATGTTGCTAAGATGGTCCAAGTCCTCACATTATGGCCCACATGTTATAGTAATAAAGTAGATCGATGCGTGCAccgattttttttattttatttttataattgtgttaatttgatatatatttagtataatatttaaataaaaattttaaattatttaaaaaattaaaataattttttatatttttattatgtttaattaaatttttatatttttattttgtatcaaataagcttttatatttttattttgaattaataaattcttatGAGTAATTATTGACTTAATTAAAGTAtcatttctcattttataTCACGTGACATTAACGTGATATATTGacttattataattaatgataatttaaaatattaatatatcataattgatgatgacgTGATATATTAATTTGACATTATAATATGTAACATTTTTAACCTTTCACATCAATACCATATCAATGTACGTAAatgtaaaatgacaaaaattattttgattaatgataattaattaattaattattaattataaaattttatttaatttgaaataaaaatataagagtttaATTGAAcggaataaaaaaataagggtatgtttcaatttttttgaatagtttaaaagcttatttgaatattatgcctatatatttttataaccACAATTAGtctaaataatcaaaatatatatttgtttcaATAATTAGACCCGTAAATaccaaaagctattttctagTATTTATTATAggtttttttatctaattttctCTATTCTAACAAAttgttaatttgtttttttatttgtggGTCAATGAAAAAGTGTGTACataatttctttataatttaacttaaattattaaaccatcttataatcatataaaactatgaaaaaaattaagaatcgTAGTTGGATTAGAATCGTCCTTGTCTAGCAGCTCGCCACATGTTTTACTTCCCCAACTTCCAGACAGTTCGAACAGTTAAAACATGTTTGCTTCGTATGATTTTATCTACATAATATGTTTATTCTTGCTAATTATATTTTAGAAATTTGAAGATGGGTTTGTAGAAAAACATTGTTAAGACTTATATCATGTAATATACATGCATCAGCATTACCCAACATGCTGCAAGCTTTctgtattttatttaatagaaTATTCTTTGTTTCAAGGCATTGACTGTCATTGGTAGTAGAAATTCTGAATGAAAAGTGATTATCtccagaaaaataaaaagggtagTAATTTCTCAAACTGCCTTCCTAAGTCAATCCATTTGCTGGCCTCAAAAAATATCTTTGCTAGATATTTTTGCTGGGCCAATATTCTACTGTCAGAAATTCTATGAGTCAGATATAAGCTGGGATTTTTCACAAGTGTAAGAAACCCCCTGCTTAAATTGGAAGTGGCAAAGAGAAATGTATCTAAGTAATGTCCTGCATAAAGCAAGTGTCAAAAGTATTTTAGAAggtttatacatatatatatatatatgaggaAACTTCTTACTGCTTTGGTTAGTCAAGACAAGAATCTGCAGAATAGATGATTGAAACATTGACCTGGGACATGTTGTGGTTACAATAGTTATGATAATAATTGATTAGATAAAGTAACATATAACTGAAATTCTCTAAAACTAAGGTTTCCTGCTCTTTGATTGTACTTTAGTACGAGAATCTCTGAtaaagttttatatatagtcATTAGATAGTTAATCAaattgaagaaacaaaaacaaactttaaacatatatatatatatatatatatatatatatatatatatatatatatatatttaatgggGAAAAAAACTAGTAATTTGATTTGCAACTGCTACCAGTCAACCCTGTGAAGATGAGCTGCCATGGTTCTATTACCATTTCCATCTCCATTTTCTCGAATCCTGCTTGTGTTGAAAGCACCAGCTGTCATCAAACTCTCTCCATAGCCGATCCCTCTTCCACCATCGTCATAGTTGTGTGGATGAGTACCTTGAGCTCCAAGCGAAAAGAAGCCATTGCCATAACCCTGGAAATGATCTGTACCCCTAGCTGGCATAGCTGCATTGACTTTGTTGAATTCAATACTACCACCATGGTTGATTGCAGGATTAGTAGCAAGGCACTGATCTTCTTGCCTGGCCATGGAATTCTTCTCTCCTTCAGTTTCCCTGTACCTGTTGAGATAAACCTTGAGAGGTCCAACATAATTCTCAAATCCCAGCGTTGTCATAGCCCACAAAAGATCATCCCCGTTTATAGTTTTCCTCTTTTCCCTCTGACACTTATCCGAAGCCTCACCCGTGATGAAGCTGATGAACTCGGATACACATTCTTGGACAGTTTCTTTGGCTTCTTTGGATATTTTTGCATTTGCTGGGAGGGATTTTTTCATGATTCGACTTACATTAGCTATGGGAAGGAAACGGTCTTGTTCTTTGGAAGAACTATCCGAGATGTTCCCCGAAGATGGGCTGCCGATGGGGCTGCTGGTTTGGTTTCTTTTTCCAGTCATGGGAGAAGAGGAGAAGAAGGCTGGCTATAGCTAGcagtgaaagaaaataaaaatggaagtGTTTAAGGTAAATTTGGGGGAGATATGTATTCTCTCTGAAGCACTTTGTTGTGGAATCTGAAGAGGGGGAGTTTGGCCTTATAAGCTAACAcaaagggagagaaagaaggccaaaacataaaaaagtgGGAAGGCGGTTTGATGTagacaggaaaggaaagaaacaagCACTTGGAGGATCAGAACCCTGGCAAAGAAGGCTTAAGAAGGTTTGGAATCTTGAGGGGAAAGAGTGAAAATTCTTAAATGGGGTGTtgaggaaaaaagaaacaataaattatCTTGTCCATAGAATTTCATCTGACAACCGCAAAGGCCACAATCTACCTATCAGTTTGCTCCACTCTTTTATCATCTTACACCCAGTCTTCCCCTGAAATTTCAGTCAAAAAACTTAAGACCCACTCCTaggaaaatggaaaacaatCCATGACAACCAGCCAAAAAgcataaatatttttccaaTATGCAAAAGCTTCTTCTTTTGCTGGAGTGAATTCCCTTACTGAATGCTGCCTCTGGAATCTAATCTACTAAATTTGCATGCTTGATATGACATTGGGTCTTGACTGAATCAGTTTACAGCATGTTTCCCACTGATTATTGCTTGACACAATATACAGGAGAGTATGTTACCATCATATTGTCAAAATGCATAGATTGGATCCTAAAGAATATATGCGTGTTATAATTTAAAGGCTTTTTCCTTTCACTTTTTTCTTATCtgttttgaatttgtttttggtaaaagtaaaatattttgctaACCATGACAAATATTAGTAGTATTTTTGGCCCTAGCCTGCCTTTCTATAGCATAGGGTTCCATATATACCTACCAAATAATAGAGGAATAAAATCCTGAATTTGTACAGATTGGACATTCATGGAAGCTAGCGGGAGCTTCTGATCCTGTTGTCTTCATGCAGATATTTGCAAggttaatatgaaaatttaaatttttcttgatttcaaATTAGGGTTATTAATCAATATTAGGCTTGAATTGATATATATCAAGAAATGGGCATGGTATCTTTGTACGACTTGGGCAAAAAGCATGCAAAAGGGGAGCTGCTGGATAGACTTTGCACATATGCTTCActttgctctctctctctctcttgcttTGGTGTTTTGTTTCCTTGTGAGATTCTCCCACCTATCACATCCCTTGATCGAGTGCTACAGGGTAGCAATTCACTTCTTCCTAGCTAGGCAAACCAATTGCGAAAGCtgattaattaagtttatattaatcaatagTATTGGCCTGCTAGCTAGGCTCCGCTGCTGTGATAGACGGTATAACAAAAGAGCATCAAGATACAAATATCTGAACATGTACGCAGCATAACTATAAAAGTTAGTACATATTTAGATTATTAAACTCCTTTTATccttttaatttacaataacacaACGAGCTCAACGGCTAGTATGAGTATTTAAACAAATGGGGACTATGTTTTCACCTTTGGAAGTAGGTCTTAGCGGATATGATTTAAGTTCTAATTAGATAGTGTTTAACATGAAGTTATCAAGTTAACATTTATCTATCTAAAGAATcgttattttgttaaattttatatggatatatatatatatatatattcaacttaaaaataattaatactaGGTGAAAAGagctttattatatttatatgtctAAAATACGTTCAACTTAATTAATgtgaggtttttttttctctatttcgATAATCCTCCTCATGTGTAAAGACAACGAATCTATCACATGACATGAAGACAATGAACCTATCACGGTGGAAACAACAATAAGGTTACAATGTTAAATTTTAGAATGAGtaatcaacttaaaatcaattaatgaGATGTGAGGTAATGTTATATTATATTCATGTATTCAGAATActctaaatttaattaatgtgATACCTCACATGTAGAGACAACAGATTTATCATGT
Protein-coding sequences here:
- the LOC108660480 gene encoding nuclear transcription factor Y subunit B-3-like, with translation MTGKRNQTSSPIGSPSSGNISDSSSKEQDRFLPIANVSRIMKKSLPANAKISKEAKETVQECVSEFISFITGEASDKCQREKRKTINGDDLLWAMTTLGFENYVGPLKVYLNRYRETEGEKNSMARQEDQCLATNPAINHGGSIEFNKVNAAMPARGTDHFQGYGNGFFSLGAQGTHPHNYDDGGRGIGYGESLMTAGAFNTSRIRENGDGNGNRTMAAHLHRVDW